The following are encoded in a window of Telmatobacter sp. DSM 110680 genomic DNA:
- a CDS encoding alkaline phosphatase family protein: MFKKTAVFLALQACAMTVCAQEGPTPKGVPHLDHVFVIMMENHAYAQVVGNPNMPFTNNYLKQVNSATNYFAVGHPSLTNYLEIVGGSNFGVRTDNAPDWHNTSCTPNLANGSVSTDTPPTPNICPIYGAGTDAATPVLDLTNETSGPPGVIDVDGKLGYAANTHTVGMTIADELAERGLTWKSYQESLPPNGADGVNNADGFFSNLDNLTTALPGEGQTQSNLVALYAVKHNPFAYFASVQEGLDPKLSLKNMVDFEGTHGLFADLASDHVPTYSFIAPNQCNDQHGRGNAGPACEFDPDDNGTLDGLNPGLMYRGDLELQTLITAIHESKAWKNGRSAIIVVWDENDYSILPTTNRVLLTVDTSYGHHRVQSANFYTHFSLLKSVEAGLDLPCLNHACDSSTKVMTDLFAENQ; the protein is encoded by the coding sequence ATGTTCAAAAAAACAGCAGTTTTCCTGGCCCTGCAAGCATGCGCAATGACAGTTTGCGCGCAGGAGGGTCCAACCCCGAAAGGCGTTCCTCATCTCGATCACGTGTTTGTGATCATGATGGAGAATCACGCTTATGCCCAGGTCGTTGGCAACCCCAATATGCCTTTCACAAATAACTACCTGAAGCAGGTGAATTCTGCGACGAACTATTTTGCGGTCGGACATCCAAGTTTGACGAACTACCTGGAAATCGTGGGAGGGTCAAACTTCGGCGTACGGACCGACAACGCTCCCGACTGGCACAACACTAGCTGCACGCCTAATCTTGCAAATGGTTCCGTCTCGACTGATACTCCGCCAACGCCGAACATCTGCCCGATTTACGGAGCGGGAACCGACGCCGCCACGCCCGTTCTCGACCTGACGAATGAGACTTCCGGACCTCCGGGTGTCATCGATGTTGACGGCAAATTGGGTTACGCAGCAAATACGCACACGGTTGGAATGACCATTGCGGACGAGTTGGCCGAAAGAGGTCTGACCTGGAAAAGCTACCAGGAGAGCCTGCCTCCGAACGGTGCCGACGGGGTTAACAACGCAGACGGATTCTTCTCGAATCTCGACAATCTAACGACAGCTCTGCCGGGCGAGGGACAGACGCAGAGCAATTTGGTTGCTCTCTACGCGGTAAAGCATAATCCGTTTGCATATTTTGCCAGCGTCCAGGAAGGTCTCGACCCCAAGCTCAGCCTCAAGAACATGGTCGACTTCGAGGGTACGCATGGCCTTTTCGCGGATCTAGCGTCGGATCACGTTCCAACCTATTCCTTCATTGCGCCCAATCAGTGCAACGACCAGCATGGTCGGGGAAATGCAGGCCCGGCATGTGAGTTCGATCCCGATGATAACGGCACTTTGGACGGTCTCAACCCCGGCTTGATGTACCGTGGCGACCTGGAGCTACAGACACTCATAACTGCGATCCATGAATCCAAAGCCTGGAAGAATGGCCGCAGTGCGATCATCGTGGTGTGGGACGAGAACGACTACAGCATTTTACCCACGACGAACCGAGTCCTATTGACCGTGGACACAAGCTACGGTCATCACCGCGTGCAAAGTGCAAATTTTTACACGCACTTCTCGCTGCTGAAATCAGTAGAGGCCGGTTTGGATCTGCCCTGCCTCAATCACGCATGTGATTCGTCAACCAAGGTCATGACGGATCTCTTCGCGGAGAATCAGTAG
- a CDS encoding phospholipase C, phosphocholine-specific — translation MATDRRSFLKLLSTSALSAAFPASIARALEIPAHNRTGTIADVEHIVILMQENRAFDHYFGTLSGVRGFDDPRAVKLPNGDAVWYQPDSSGGYVLPFHPGAPSLGLQFLEDLAHDWDTTHGALNGGKFDQWVPQKGTTTMAHLTRSDIPFHYALADAFTICDAYHCSFLGATDPNRYHMWTGWVGNDGKNGGPVLDNAEAGYDWSTYPERLVKAGVSWKIYQDQGAGLNAAEYWGWGPDAYIGNYGDNSLLYFHQYQNSLPGSPLFEGALTGTDIKDGGTLLDQFRGDVTAGKLPQVSWIVAPEAYTEHPNWPANYGAWYISQFLDVLTSNPDVWSKTAFFLCYDENDGFFDHVVPPTVPASRAQGISTVDTVNEYFMGNAEYPAGPIGLGMRVPMIVISPWSKGGYVNSELFDHTSLIRFIEQRFGSNNPELIETNITPWRRAVSGDLTSAFNFASPNSRTVSLPSTIAYLPPDTNRHPDYKPTPPANQALPTQEQGTRPARPVPYDLEVHGSPNFSDGTFTINFGNKGKTAVYQVRSGNSSLGPWTYTVGTGAEIFDTWQITGNGLNQYDLSVNGPNGFLRSFKGSVSGEGASNLDVRSASDRHGNAITLSVVNRRTDAVTVRVTDAYTGEVHTHTLEVGTETHWNRPVHQSFGWYDFIVEVASDSSLRYELAGHVETGQESRTDPGIGSMI, via the coding sequence GTGGCTACTGATCGCCGTTCGTTTCTTAAGCTTTTGAGTACAAGTGCGCTCTCTGCAGCATTTCCGGCGAGCATTGCTCGCGCGCTTGAGATCCCAGCCCACAACCGCACTGGCACAATCGCGGACGTCGAACATATTGTGATCCTGATGCAGGAGAATCGAGCATTCGACCACTACTTCGGCACACTCAGCGGAGTTCGCGGTTTTGACGACCCCCGTGCAGTGAAGCTTCCTAACGGAGATGCTGTCTGGTACCAGCCCGACAGTTCGGGTGGGTACGTATTGCCGTTTCATCCGGGGGCACCCAGTCTCGGCCTGCAGTTTCTGGAGGATCTCGCTCACGACTGGGATACGACTCATGGCGCGCTGAACGGGGGCAAGTTCGACCAGTGGGTGCCGCAGAAAGGCACCACGACGATGGCGCACCTCACACGAAGCGACATTCCCTTTCACTACGCTCTCGCCGACGCTTTTACCATCTGCGATGCATATCATTGCTCATTCCTTGGAGCGACCGATCCAAATCGATACCACATGTGGACGGGTTGGGTAGGAAATGATGGGAAGAACGGCGGCCCGGTTCTGGATAATGCTGAAGCCGGATATGACTGGAGCACCTACCCTGAGCGCCTGGTGAAGGCCGGCGTCTCGTGGAAGATTTATCAGGACCAGGGTGCAGGCCTGAATGCAGCGGAGTACTGGGGCTGGGGTCCGGACGCTTACATCGGCAACTATGGCGACAACTCTCTGCTTTACTTTCACCAGTATCAAAATTCTCTGCCGGGCTCGCCGCTCTTTGAAGGCGCGCTTACCGGTACAGATATAAAGGATGGCGGCACGCTCCTCGATCAATTTCGAGGTGACGTAACTGCCGGCAAATTGCCGCAGGTCTCTTGGATCGTGGCTCCGGAGGCCTACACCGAACATCCGAACTGGCCCGCAAATTACGGCGCGTGGTACATCTCTCAATTTCTTGACGTGCTTACCTCAAACCCTGATGTCTGGAGCAAGACAGCTTTCTTTCTTTGCTATGACGAGAACGATGGCTTCTTCGATCACGTTGTGCCGCCCACAGTCCCTGCTTCGCGTGCACAGGGGATTTCAACGGTCGATACCGTCAATGAATACTTCATGGGAAATGCGGAATACCCCGCGGGACCGATCGGTCTTGGCATGCGCGTGCCCATGATCGTGATCTCTCCCTGGAGCAAGGGCGGCTATGTCAATTCCGAGCTTTTTGATCACACGTCGCTCATCCGCTTCATTGAGCAGCGGTTTGGGTCGAATAATCCAGAGTTGATTGAGACCAACATCACTCCGTGGCGTCGCGCTGTCTCAGGCGACCTTACGTCTGCATTCAACTTTGCGTCTCCCAACAGCCGGACCGTATCGTTGCCAAGCACGATCGCTTACCTTCCGCCCGATACCAACCGGCATCCGGATTACAAGCCGACACCGCCGGCTAACCAGGCTCTTCCCACACAGGAACAAGGAACTCGCCCCGCTCGACCAGTACCCTACGACCTTGAGGTACATGGAAGTCCGAATTTTTCCGACGGCACATTCACGATCAACTTCGGGAACAAGGGGAAAACGGCTGTCTACCAGGTCCGTTCAGGTAACAGCAGCCTTGGACCCTGGACCTATACCGTCGGCACCGGCGCGGAAATCTTCGACACCTGGCAGATCACGGGCAACGGCCTGAATCAATACGATCTTTCCGTCAACGGGCCCAATGGATTTCTACGCTCGTTCAAGGGAAGCGTGTCTGGCGAGGGCGCATCGAATCTGGACGTTCGATCTGCGAGCGATCGGCACGGGAACGCGATCACGCTATCCGTGGTCAATCGTAGAACTGACGCTGTCACCGTGCGAGTCACCGACGCGTATACAGGCGAAGTACACACGCATACGCTGGAGGTAGGAACAGAGACGCATTGGAACCGTCC